The Geoalkalibacter subterraneus genome contains the following window.
GGTGGTGGGCGGCAAGCATCTGCTGGTCGGCAGCGTCGAGTTGGAGCATCGTTTCAGCGGCAATTGGGCGATGGCGGCCTTTTTCGATATCGGCAATGCCTTCAACCGTTTTACCTATATCAACGCGGCCCGCTCCGCCGGGGCCGGCGTGCGTTACTACTCACCGGTAGGCCCGGTGCGGCTGGATCTTGCGCGCCAGCTCGGCGAGGATGACCCAAGCTGGCGCCTGCACGTGGGGATCGGTCTCGGATGGTAAGAGTTTTTGTAAGACGCATACTGCCTTATGCCTTTGCTCTGCTGGCACTGCTGCTGACGCTGCTGTTGGCGGCGCTGTTCTGGTTGACGATGACATCCTCTGGTTCCAGGGCCCTTTTGGCAGCAGTCTCCACCTGGACACCTGTTCAAATCCAATTCCAGATCCTTGATGGTTCGCTGTGGCGTGGTCTGACTCTTGAAGCGGCGCAGGTGCGCTGGCCCGATGGAGAAGTCCGCATCGGACGACTGGCGACGCGTTGGACGCCCCTGTCCCTGGTGCGGGGTGAGCTGGTGGTTGAGCTGATCGAAGCCGACACCGTCGAGGTCTCCTGGCAGGAGAGCGCCCCCCCAGCGCCCCCCGAGGCGGGGGATCCCTTTCGGCTTGAATGGCCGGGTCTGGAGGGGCTCCCGCTCAAGCTCAGCGCCCGGATCGTTTCTCTGAAGCTGGACGATGTGCGGATCGCGCCGCCGGGTGCGCAGCCCATAGCGGTGGAACGGCTTCACGCCGCGGTGCAATGGGATCATGGGATACTGCGGGTGGAATCCCTTGATCTGCGCGCCGACGCTGGGGCGGCGGCCGGCGATCTGGCTGTCGGGCTGGATGCGCCGCTGCTGCAGCTCGCCCTCGATCTGCGGGCGAGGGCGATCGAAGGGCAGATCGCGTCGGTACGGATTGAGAGCAACCTGACGGCTGCCGAAGGGCGGTCGCTGCCATCGGGTCCCCTGCGGGTTGTGGCCGACATGGTCGATCAGCCCGATCTGGAACTGGAAGGTACCCTTGTGCCGGCTTCCGGACGCGTTACCGCCGAGAACTGGCGACTGCGCAGAACGGGAGTTTCCGGCGAGGTGCATCTCAACGGATTTTTCTCCTGGCAGGAGACCCTCCCCCAGGCCGATCTGCAGATCATTCTCGATCAGCTTGATCTTGAACCGCAAGCCGGTTGGCCGACGCTTCTTGACGGCACCCTGTCCGTATCCGGTGGCCCCGATGCCTATCAGGGTTCATTCGGTCTGCACAATGCACGCCCCGGGTGGGAAAATCTGGCCGTGGCGGGAGAACTGCGAGGCGACCTTGAACATCTTGAGCTGACTGCACTCAACGGGCGTTGGCTCGAGGGGACGTTCGATGATGGACGCGTCAGCCTGAACTGGACACAAGGCCTCGAACTTGCCCTGCAGTTGACCGCACGCGGCCTGAACCCGGAACTGTTTGAAGGCGCGCCGCACGGTGACCTCAATTTTATGTTGACGGGTGAAGGGAGGTTCGCGCCGCAGCAGCCCCCACAGGGGTGGGCGCGACTCGAACTGGCACCCAGTCACCTGCAGGGGCATGCGCTGAATGGTCTGGTCGCTGCCCGCGCCGAGGATCAGGATCTCATTGTGGATGAGTTGAGTCTGAAAGGGGAAGGCTTTGCCGTAGAAGCCCAGGGGCGGTTGCAGGAGAAAATCGGCTTGAGCTTTATCATCAAGGACGCCGGAAAGCTCCTCCCCGATATGGCGGGTCAGGCCGAGGGGGAGGGGTGGTTCGCCTGGGCTGAGGGAGAGCCGCGAGGCGCGCTGGTCGCGGCAGGTGAAGATCTGGCCTATGAAGAGCTGAGCATTGACCGCTGGTTGCTCGATGTCGAGTGGCCCGGCATGAATCGCCCTTTGCGTGGTGATGCCCGGGTGGAAGGTCTGATGACCCGGGTTCTGGCTCTGGAGGAGGTCACGGCTGGTCTGACAGGGGTGCCGGATGACCATGAATTGAGGCTGGCGGCTGACTGGGGGACCGGGCAGGCGCAGGCGCTGGTACAGGGCTCCCTGCGGGATCAGCAGTGGCAGGGGGTCATCGAACGGCTGGAAGGCGAAGAGGCGGACCTGGGCCATTGGCAAAGCCTCAAACCCGTTGTGCTTCAGCTCTCCGCACAGCAGGCGCGGATTGCCGATCTGGTGCTTGAATCCAGCCTCGGCGGTGAACTGGCTGCTGACGCCGAGCTGTCCTTTTCGCCTCTGCGGGGCGAGATCGAAGGGGCCTGGCGCAAACTTTCTCTGGCGCATTTCAACCCCTGGATTGCGGCGCTTCAACTCGAGGGAGAGAGTTCCGGCGATCTGCAATGGCTGTTGGACGGGGCTGAGCAGATGGATCTCTATGCAGATCTGCGGGCGACGGCTACGGTGCAGCATGGCAGTGAGGATCTGGTGCTGGATGAAGTGCTGGTGGAGCTGGCCTGGGACCGCCAGGGGCTTGAGCTCGACGGACAGGTTGATTTTGGTATTGGTGGCCTGGTCAGTCTTGCCGCAGAATCCCCGCAATCGGGGCGGCTTGCCCTGCCTGACCCCCTGGATTTCCGGGTTTCCTGGGACAATTTTCTGCTAGAGAAACTCGAAGGGTTCGTGCCGGCTGGAGTTCAGCTTGAGGGCGAATGGCTGGGACGTCTTGAGGGGCGCCTCGGGCCCGGCAACATTTTAGCTGTGGAGGGGACCAGCCTGGTTTCCGAGGGACTTCTGCGCCGCCGGGACGAGGACGGCGAGTGGTCCGTTGCGCTGCGGCAGGCCGAGGTCCTCTGGCAGTGGCGCGACGAAACTCTGCAGGGCGAACTCGATCTGGCCCTGGGCGATTTCGGCGAGGCGACGGCGACCTTTCAACTGCCGCTGCCCGCGCGACTTATCACCGCATTCGAAGACGAAGGAGCGGTGAGTGTACAGGCGCAGGCTCACATGCGCGAGCAGGGCCTGCTTGAGATGCTGCTGCCCGGCCTCGCTGAAGACATTGCCGGGGAGCTGGCCCTTGATGCTCAGGTTGGCGGCACTTGGCAGGAGCCGCGCTGGCAGGGCGATTTTTCGCTGATGAAGGCTGGAGCCACCCTGCCGGCCGCCGGTCTGGTGCTCGATGACATCGAGGTCGCCGGGCGCATCGTCGAGCGACGTATCGAAGTGGAGCGCCTGCAGGTGCGCTCGGGGCCGGGGGTGTTGACCGGCCGCGCTCAACTTGACCTGGGAGATTTCTCCGCCCCTGTTTATACGGGCGAGATCAAGGGGAGCAAAGTGCAGGTGATGAACCTGCCGGAGTTGCAGATCCAGGTCTCTCCCGACCTGACTTTTCGCGGGCGCCCTGATGCGCTCGCGGTGAGTGGCAAAGTGCATGTTCCTGTTTTTCTTGTCTACGACTGGCAGAATGAGGGGATGGTCAAGCCCAGCAGCGATGTGGAGATTGTCGGCAAACAGAGTGAGCCGGAGCCTGCCAGGCCTTTCGACCTGGATCTCGATGTCAATGTGACGCTCGGCGAACGCGTCATTCTGAAGGCCATGGGGCTTGATGCGCGACTCGAAGGCGGGTTGACGCTGGTGACCAATGAACGGCGCGATTTTATCGGTCAGGGGGAGATCCGTGTCGCGCAGGGGCATTACGCGGCCTATGGCCTCAAGCTGCCCATTACTCGCGGTCGGCTGCTGTTCGCCGGCGGGCCGGTGGACCGCCCCGGTCTCGACATCCTGGCGTTGCGAAAGGTAGGCGAGGTGCGCGCCGGGGTGCAGGTGACCGGCACGGCTCGAGCGCCCCGGGTCAAGCTCTACTCCGAACCGGGCATGCCCGACACCGACATCCTCTCCTATATTGTTCTCGGGCGCCCCCTGGGAGAAAGCGGCGGACAGACCGATGTGCTGATGCTGGCGGCGGGCGCTCTGCTGTCACAGGGAGAATCGGCAGCGCTGCAGGACAAACTCAAGCGGCGCCTGGGGATTGATGTCATCGAGGTGGAAAGCGGCACTGGCGATGTAGAGGCCTCCATGTTGACGGTGGGTAAATACCTGACCCCCGATCTCTACGTGAGTTTCGGTCAGGCGTTGTTTGGCGAAGCGAGCGTGGCGCGAATGCGTTACAGCCTGAGCGAGAAGTGGGATTTTGAATCCCAGTTTGGAACCGTCAGCGGCGCTGATCTCTATTACAAGATCCACTTCGATTGATGCGCAGACCACCCGACGGTTATTTGGGCGGCGTTCTGCGTTTCCAGTTCTCCCCGTCGATATAATTGAAAACCGTACCGCGCCAGTAAAGGGCTTCCGGCGGCAGGTTTTCACTGTGGACGCGCAGAGCGGTACGGTTGCCGGTTGCGATCTCGTTTGAACTGCTGCCGGGACGCACCGCATCACTGTATCCCGCCATGGCACTGCCTGAGAGGTTGACAAAATTCCACAACGGGACCTGGGTGCGGGGCAGGACCACAAAAAGCAGCGCCACCAGGGGGATGGCGGCGACCGGCATCAGCAGCCCGGTGACGGCCAGCTTGACGGTGCGCACCTTACCCTGCAGGGTCCGGTTGGCGAGCCGTTCAATCAGCGCGTTGAATGCCTGTGCGGTTGATGTCGACATGGGTCAAAGTATATGCACCAAGCACGCCCGGATCAATCTCACTGACTTTTTTCTGCCGGGGCTGCAAAGTGCGGGCGGAGCGAACTGATTGACGCGTCCGCGACCGCTGTGCTTTAATCGATCAGATTTTAACGGAGGAACACTCGATCTGATGGAAAGTACCTTTATCGCCCTGGGCTCCAATAAAGGCGACCGCGAGGCCAATCTGCGCGGAGCCCGGGATTTTCTGCAGCGCAGTGAAGGCATTAACCTGCTGGCTTCTTCGGCTCTTTATGAGACCGAACCGGTCGGCGGGCCGCCTGAGCAGGGCCTCTATCTCAACGCAGTGCTGGCCGCCACCACCACCTTGACGGCACGGGCGCTGCTTGAGCTGTGCCTGCAGGTCGAAGCGAGTTTCCGGCGGATGCGCAGCGAGCCCATGGCGCCGCGGACTCTTGACCTGGATATCCTGTTCTACGGGGACCACATCATTGACGAGCCCGATCTTGTCATCCCCCATCCGCGGCTGCATGAGCGCGCTTTTGTGCTGGTGCCGCTGCGTGATCTGGCGCCGGATCTGGTTCATCCGCTGTTGAAAAAGGCGGTGCGCCGCCTGCTGGGCGATTTTGAACCCGTAGAAGAACGCAAAGTACGCCTGTGGGCGGATCAATGGTGATGTCATGCTGGTTCGGCTGCTGATTCTGGCGTTGCTGGCATTTCTGGGCTATACCCTGTGGACGGCCCTGCGGCGCTCTATTTCCAGCGATTCCCCGGACGGGACTCCGCGCCCCTCTACCAGCCGACGTGGCGAGGAGATGGTGCAGGATCCGCACTGCGGAACCTATGTGCCCCGTCATGAGGCGATCGAGGAGCGCAGCCGCGGGGGGACCCTGTATTTCTGTTCCACGGCCTGCCGCGACGCCTACCGAAAACAGAAGTGATTTCTACTCTTATCCCCCATAAAAAGGAGGTTCAACGTGAAATTTTTTATCGATACCGCTGATGTCGATGAAATCCGCCGCGCCCATGATCTCGGGCTGGTCGACGGTGTGACCACCAACCCGTCGCTGGTCGCCAAAAGCGGACGTGAATTCAAGGATGTTATCAAGGAAATTTCCGCCATCGTCAACGGCCCCATCTCCGCTGAAGTCATTGCCACCGATGCCGAGGGAATGATTCGAGAGGGGCGTGAACTGGTGAAGATCAACCCGGACAACATTGTGATCAAGGTGCCCATGACTGAAGACGGCCTCAAGGCCACCCGCGTCTTCAGCGAAGAGGGGATCCGCACCAACGTCACGCTGGTATTCAGCCCTCTGCAGGCGCTGCTTGCAGCCAAAGCCGGCGCCTCCTATATTTCGCCGTTCGTGGGGCGGCTGGACGACGTCGGCCATGACGGCATGGAAGGGATCGACGAAATCCGCACCATTCTCGACAATTACGGCTATCCGGCTGAAATCATTGTCGCCTCGGTGCGCTCGCCGCTGCATGTGCTGCGCGCGGCCCTGATCGGTGCCGACATCTGCACCATCCCCTTCGGCGTAATCATGCAGCTGTGCAAGCATCCCCTGACTGACATCGGCATTGAAAAGTTCCTGGCCGATTGGGGCAAGCAAGGAATCTGATGCTCCCATTACGGCCACCTTTTCACGGTCACTGCATAAAAACCCGATTTTTTTCACCCCGCAGGTGGAAATTTTCGGGTTTTTGTTTTTTTAGGGAGAATAAAATGGTAAGACCTCTTGACAGTCTTATTGAAAAAAATGTAATCGTGTATACATCCGTTGCTGACTATCGCGGTGTTCTTAAAGAAGTTACTGAAGAAAGCGTGGCATTACGTGGGCGCACCGGCTGGCATGAAATCTCCATGGATCGCATCAAAGACATCCGTCCTCAAGAGGATTAGCGGTCCCAGGCGGTTTTCCTGTCGATTTCCCGGTCCCGCTCAGGCAGACGGCTCCCCCCTTCAAACAGAACGAGGTAGGCATGAACATTCATGAGTATCAGGCCAAGGCCATCCTGCGCGACTTCGGGGTCTCGGTGCCCGACGGGCATGTGGTCTACAACAGCAATTCCGCCCGTGACTGGGCACGGCGGCTCGGCGACGGGCCCTGGGCGGTCAAGGCGCAGATCCACGCCGGCGGGCGCGGCAAGGGTGGCGGCATCAAGATCGCCCGCACCCCCGATGAGGTCAAGCAGTACGCCCGCGAAATGTTTGGCATGACGCTGGTGACTCCGCAGACCGGCCCGGAAGGCAAGGTTGTCAAGCGGGTGCTGGTGGAGAGCGCCTGCGATATCGCGGATGAATTCTATCTTTCCTTCCTGGTCGACCGCGCCACCGCCAAGGTGACCCTGATGGTGTCGGCCGAAGGGGGTGTCGATATCGAACAGGTCGCGGAAAAAACTCCTGAAAAGATCCTGCTCGAACCGATCGATCCGGCCATCGGCATGACGGCTTTCCAGGCGCGTAAAATCGCGTTCAAGCTGGGGTTCGGCATGCCGCAGGTCAAGCAGGCGGTATCTATGCTCGGCAATCTTTATCGCGCCTTTACAGAAGCGGATTGCTCGCTGCTCGAGATCAATCCGCTGGTCCTCACCGGTGACGGCAATCTGCTGTGCCTTGATGCCAAGCTCAATTTTGACGACAACGCCCTGTTCCGTCATCTGCGTATTCGCGACCTGCGCGATTACGACGAAGAGGACCCCATGGAGATCGAAGCCGGTCAGTATGATCTCTCCTATATCGCCCTCGACGGCAATATCGGCTGCCTGGTCAACGGCGCGGGCCTGGCCATGGCCACCATGGACATCATCAAGCACTACGGCGGCGAGCCGGCCAACTTCCTCGATGTCGGCGGCGGGGCCACTATCGAGCGTGTCACCGAAGCGTTCAAAATCATCCTCTCCGATGAAAACGTCAAAGGGATCCTGGTGAATATCTTCGGCGGCATCATGAAGTGCGACGTCATCGCCACCGGCGTCATCGAGGCGGCTCATCAGGTCGGCGTCAAGGTCCCCCTGGTTGTACGTCTGGAGGGCACCAATGTCGATAAGGGCAAGCAGATGCTCGCTGAATCTGGGCTCAATATCATCGCCGCCGACGGCATGGCCGATGCGGCGGAGAAGATCGTCAAGGCCGTGCATGGCACGCAGTAGGGAGAATCCAAAATGAGTATTCTGATCGATAAGGACACCCGGGTCATCACTCAGGGGATCACCGGCGCGACCGGCCTGTTTCATGCGCAGGGCGCACGCGACTACGGCACGCAGATGGTGGGCGGGGTCACTCCCGGCAAGGGGGGCACCACCATCGACGGTTTTCCGGTCTTTGATACGGTGGAGCAGGCGGTGCGTGAAACCGGCGCCGATGCCTCCGTCATCTATGTGCCGCCGATCGGTGCTGCGGACGCGATGATGGAAGCGGTCGATGCAGGGATCTCCCTGGTGATCTGTATCACCGAGGGGGTGCCGGTGCTCGATATGGTCAAGGTGAAGCACTATATGAGGGGGCGTGATTCCCGGCTTATCGGCCCCAACTGCCCCGGCGTGATCACCCCCGGGCAATGCAAGATCGGCATCATGCCCGGGTATATTCACCGCCCCGGTCCCGTGGGCGTCGTTTCGCGATCCGGCACCCTGACCTACGAGGCCGTGTGGCAGCTCTCCACCCGCGATATCGGCCAGAGCACCTGCGTCGGGATTGGCGGCGACCCGGTCAATGGCACCAGCCATCTTGAGGTGCTGGAGATGTTCGAGCAGGATCCCGGCACCGAGGCGGTGATCATGATCGGCGAGATCGGTGGAGATGCCGAGGAAGCGGCCGCGGAATATGTCCGCGACCACATGAGCAAGCCGGTGGCCGCCTTTATCGCCGGGGCGACCGCACCCAAAGGCAAGCGCATGGGACATGCCGGGGCCATTATCTCAGGCGGCAAAGGAGATGCGGGCAGCAAAAAGAACTTTCTACGCGAATGCGGACTGTCGGTTGCCGACAGCCCCGCCGAGATGGCCGAGGCCCTGCTCAAGATCTGGACTCCTTGAGACAGGTTCCCAACAATCCATTCCTTCGCTTTTAACGCCGGGGCTTTTGCCCCGGCTTTTTTGTCCGGTTTTGCCGTTTATCAAGGCTTCAAGAGCGTGTTAAACTGTGTTGCATCTGTTTACAGCTGTTTATCTTCTTTATCCACAGGATGATTATGAGCGAAAAAATGAAGATCCTGATCGCCGCTTCCGAGGCGGTGCCCTTTGTCAAAACCGGCGGATTGGCCGATGTGGCGGGCGTTCTGCCCCGTTACCTGGAACAGCTTGGGTTCGATTCCTGTCTGGTGCTGCCCCGTTATGCCCTTATCGATCCCGATGCTTTTTCCCTGGAACGTCTGCCGGGAGTGCTGACGGTTCCCATGGGCGTACTCGGACAGCAGTTCGCTGCGGTCTACCGGGGCGCGATTCCCGGCTGTTCAGCGCCAGTTTATTTCATTGAACATGAAGGGTATTTCGGTCGTGCCGGCCTGTATGAAGAAAATGGCGAAGGATACCCCGACAATGGAGAGCGCTTTGTCTTTTTCTCCAAGGCCTGTCTCGAACTGGGGAAATTGACCGGTTTTCGCCCCGATGTGATTCACCTGCACGACTGGCATACGGCGGCGATTGCTCCGCTGCTCAACACCGCCTATCGCTTCGACCCGATAGTGGGGGAGGCCGCCAGCGTGCTGACGCTGCACAACCTCCAGCATCAGGGCTGGGCCCCTAAGGATCTGATGGAGGTGCTCGGCATCGGCTGGGCGCATTTCAATTATCTCGAACTCGAGATGCACGACAAGGTGAATCTTCTCAAGGGGGGGATTTATCACGCCACCCAGCTGTGTACGGTGAGCGAAGGGTATGCGCGCGAAATTCAGACACCGGCTTACGGAGAGGGGCTTGACGGGGTGCTGCGCGACTGCAACTGGAAGCTGCACGGCATTCTCAACGGGGTGGATTACGATGAATGGAATCCCGAGACCGACCCGATGCTGGCGGCGCGCTACTCGGTGGATGACCTGTCCGGCAAGGCCGTCTGCAAAAAAGACCTCCAGCAGCTCTTCGGCCTGCCGCGGCGTGAGGATGTGCCGGTATTCGGTCTGGTTTCAAGATTGGTCAAACAGAAAGGGATCGATATTCTGGCGGCCGCCATCGACCGCATTCTGGCGCTTGATCTGCAGATGGTGCTGGTCGGCAACGGCGAGCCCTGGACGCATTTCTTCTTCGGCGATGTCGCAGCGGCACACCCTGACAAGTTCGCCTGTTTCATCGGTTACGACAATGTCCGCGCTCACAAGGTGGAGGCGGGGGCCGATTTCTTCCTGATGCCGTCGCGCTTCGAGCCCTGCGGGCTCAACCAGATGTACAGCCTGCGTTACGGCACTCCGCCTATCGTGCGGGCGACCGGCGGTCTGGACGACAGTGTCGAAAATTACGATGCGAAAGCGCGCACCGGCACCGGCTTCAAGTTTCTCGATCCAACCCCCGAGGCGCTTTACGACACCGTCGGCTGGGCCGTGCATACCTGGTACAACGATCAGGAAGGGCTCGATTGCTTGATCCGCAACGGCATGACGCGTCGCTTCAGCTGGCAAGCCGCCGCCCGCAAGTATGGTCGTCTGTACCGCCGGGCGGCAGAGTGGGAGCGCTGAATTACGACTGATTGCCCATGGGTTCGGCTTATTCGCGGTTGAATCGCGGCAGCAGGCGGATATCCTTGTTGTCGTCCGAGCCGTTCCCCGGGTTGCCGTCGCGGCCATCGGAGAGCAGAACCTGGTTGCCTTCACGATCGAGCACGGTATTGTCGTCGAGGATCACCAGGCCGAAGCGGTCCATCACATCCTGGCGATAGCGCTGCTGGCTGGTCATTCTACGCATGCGCAGCCGGTAGCTCAAAACCAGCCACAAAATGGCGAAAATCGTCGCCACGCCCAGGATGACCGAAAAAGCGATCACGAAATAACGCACCGCGCTTTCACCGGCGCGCGCCATATAGGCGGCGATGATGTCCATGTTGAAGCCGACCCAGCACGCGACGATCAGCAGCAGCAGGCTGAGCAGGAATGGAACGCGTTGGGTCAGGTTCAGGAATTTGTAGATCCTGCCGTCTTCGCTTTCGGCCAGCGAGCTTGACGTTGCGAACTGCTGATCCGGTGCCCGGAAAATATAGCGATTGAACGTCAGCACAATAATGGCGAAGATGAAGGTGATGGCAATCGGCGCAGTAAAGGATGCGAAGATAAAGGCCTTCCAGGGGAAAATACCCTGTTCGCCCGCCAGGGCATTGATGAAGCAGACAAAGAAGATCAGGCCTTCGACCACCAGGATGGTCACCAGATAGTTTACGAAAAAGGTTTTGATTTCACTCCGTCCAAAGACTCCGCCAACACCTTCGGCGGAACGGACATCTTGATGAGAGTCCATTTTTGCGTTCATGGCTTTGTGTCCTGTTGAAAAGGAATTCCGGATCGAGGTTGTTGTTTACATCTCCGGATTATAACCTGAATGGCGGGATTTCTTAAGGGTAAATCTCAATTGGTGTGTTATTTGCCACCATACGCCAGATTTCCTCAATTGCATCGTTGCTGACCGCAATACATCCTTCGGTCCAGTCGATGGCCTCGAAAAGCTCCGGAGCCTGGGCAAATTCGTTGGGGATGCCGTGAATCATGATGGCGTGGCCCGGCTCTTGGCCGCGGCGCAGGGCCCGTTCATAGTCCCGGCGATTGGGGTAGGAGATGTGGATCGATTTGTAGAAGCGGCTGCTGGGATTGCGCCAGTCCAGGACATAATGCCCTTCGGGAGTGCGGCCATCGCCTTCGTACTGTTTATGCCCGACCGGATTTTTCCCCAGCGCGATCGGAAAGGTTCGCAGGATGCGACCCTCAGCGATTAATTGCAGTTGACGCTGGGATTTCTGCACGACGACCAGATCCGCTTGCGCGGCGGTTCGTGCCGCCGACAGGGACGGTAAGAGGAGCAGGAACAGCAGAAGAGTCAAATGTCCGACAAACTCGGTTGAGATCTTTTTTTTCATGGGGGCTCGCTGCGTCGAGTCTCCTGGCGGTTATTCACTTCATCTCATTGGATCTGATTCCAACAGGGGGGCATTGCTTCTTATTCTTTTAATAGCAAAGATCATTCCTATGCTGCAAGTCATCGATCACTCTCATTCCAGATATCGTAAAAAAACCGAAAATCAACATGTTCTCCGTCAATTGACCATATCCTTCCGTTTTTTGCCGGTGGAGCCTGGTTTGGCGGAACCCCGGCCGCGTGCGGGTTGAACTTGCCGTTTTCGCGACCTCTGTGATATTTTTTCTGCCTTATGCCGAAAATACGTTACTACATCAGTGGCCACGGCCTGGGTCATGCCAGTCGCGGCTGCCAGATCATCAATACCCTGCGCAGACTCTATCCCGATCTCCAGGTTGAGGTGGTGTCCAATGCCCATGCCTGGTTTTTTGACGGGTTTCTCTCTCAAGGGGTTCCGGTCGCGCGCCGGCAGCTTGATGTGGGCGTGGTTCAGCGCGACAGCCTGGTGATGGACGAAGTTGAAACGCTGCGCGCCGCCCGGCGGCTTCAACTTGACAGCCGGCGCTTGATTGAGGATGAGGCGCGTTCTCTGCGTGAATCCGGAATCGATCTGGCCGTCTCGGATATTTCCTCTAAGGTTTTCCCTGCCGCCCGGTGCGCAGGAATCACGGGGGTGGGGATTGCCAATTTCACCTGGGAATGGATCTATCAGGATTTTGTGGCACGGCATCCGGATTACGCAGATGTTGTCGCTGCTCTTCATCAGGAATACGGCCAGGCGTCGAAATATCTTCTGCTTCCCTTTCATGGCGATTTTCCTGCCGAAGTGCCGCAGGAAGAGCTGCCGCTGGTCGCGCGCAAAGCCTGCCGCCCGCGCGATGAGGTGCGAAAAGCACTCGGATTGTCTGCAAGCCGAAAGGTGGCTCTCGTCTCCTTTGGCGGATTCGGCGTCGATGGTCTTGATTTAACAGCTCTTACGCGTCTGAAGGAGTGGACTTTTCTGATTGAATCTCGTATGGGGAGCGGCGCGGAGAATGTGCGGGTGATAGCGCCCCGGACACAGTCCTATCCCGACCTGGTGGCAGCTGCCGATGTGGTGGTGACCAAGCCGGGCTACGGTATTGTTTCCGAGGCGATTGCCAACGATACTGCCGTGCTTTATGTCTCCCGCGGCGCTTTTCGCGAGCAGGCATTGCTGGTGCAGGCTCTGTCGCGATCTGCCCGTGCCTGTGAGATTGACCAGGGCGCATTGTTGCGTGGAGACTGGGGGCCTTTTCTTGAGCGGGCCGTAACTCAGGCGCCTCCCCGTGAACGGCTTCAGGTTGACGACGGGACGGAGGCCGCACGGCAGATTGCCGGCCTTGCGGGGGTTGAGCGGAGTATCGGAGTATGACCAGCGAACTGAATAAAAACTCCCGCGCTATGCCGGCGGAGCTTTTTCCCCGTGAACAGGATATCCCGACAAACTGGCGGCCTGGACCGCTACGTGAGCAGCGAGAATATCTGGTCAATGGTTTTTTCAGGGTCTGGGCTGGGGCGTTGACGGAAATCTTCTCTCCCATTCCGGTCAGACGGGAAGATCGATTGGAGCCCCGGCTGCTCGGCCGGGTGCCCAACCTTGATCGCGCCGCTGCGTTGGACGCTCTCTCCGCTGCACGGGCAACCTATGATCGCGGGCGCGGGCAATGGCCGACACTGGGGATTGTACAACGTGCGGCTGTTATGCGGGAGTTTGCTCGCAGACTGGCTTCCTGTCGCGCCGAAATAGTACTGCTTCTGATGTGGGAAACAGCCAAGAGCCGTGCTGAAGCTGAGGGGGAGTTTGATCGAACCCTGCGCAACCTGGATGAAGCACTGGAGGAGGCGCACAACCTGGTCGCCAGTGGTGAGATTGCGGTACGCGAAGGGATCAGTGCGCGCTGCGGCCGGGCTCCGCGGGGAGTCGTCCTTTGCCTTGGTCCCAGCAATCATCCTCTTAATGAGACGTTTGCAACCCTGGTTCCCGCCCTGTTGATGGGCAATACGGTGGTCCTCA
Protein-coding sequences here:
- the sucD gene encoding succinate--CoA ligase subunit alpha, yielding MSILIDKDTRVITQGITGATGLFHAQGARDYGTQMVGGVTPGKGGTTIDGFPVFDTVEQAVRETGADASVIYVPPIGAADAMMEAVDAGISLVICITEGVPVLDMVKVKHYMRGRDSRLIGPNCPGVITPGQCKIGIMPGYIHRPGPVGVVSRSGTLTYEAVWQLSTRDIGQSTCVGIGGDPVNGTSHLEVLEMFEQDPGTEAVIMIGEIGGDAEEAAAEYVRDHMSKPVAAFIAGATAPKGKRMGHAGAIISGGKGDAGSKKNFLRECGLSVADSPAEMAEALLKIWTP
- a CDS encoding L,D-transpeptidase family protein, producing the protein MKKKISTEFVGHLTLLLFLLLLPSLSAARTAAQADLVVVQKSQRQLQLIAEGRILRTFPIALGKNPVGHKQYEGDGRTPEGHYVLDWRNPSSRFYKSIHISYPNRRDYERALRRGQEPGHAIMIHGIPNEFAQAPELFEAIDWTEGCIAVSNDAIEEIWRMVANNTPIEIYP
- the sucC gene encoding ADP-forming succinate--CoA ligase subunit beta; amino-acid sequence: MNIHEYQAKAILRDFGVSVPDGHVVYNSNSARDWARRLGDGPWAVKAQIHAGGRGKGGGIKIARTPDEVKQYAREMFGMTLVTPQTGPEGKVVKRVLVESACDIADEFYLSFLVDRATAKVTLMVSAEGGVDIEQVAEKTPEKILLEPIDPAIGMTAFQARKIAFKLGFGMPQVKQAVSMLGNLYRAFTEADCSLLEINPLVLTGDGNLLCLDAKLNFDDNALFRHLRIRDLRDYDEEDPMEIEAGQYDLSYIALDGNIGCLVNGAGLAMATMDIIKHYGGEPANFLDVGGGATIERVTEAFKIILSDENVKGILVNIFGGIMKCDVIATGVIEAAHQVGVKVPLVVRLEGTNVDKGKQMLAESGLNIIAADGMADAAEKIVKAVHGTQ
- a CDS encoding glycogen synthase; the encoded protein is MSEKMKILIAASEAVPFVKTGGLADVAGVLPRYLEQLGFDSCLVLPRYALIDPDAFSLERLPGVLTVPMGVLGQQFAAVYRGAIPGCSAPVYFIEHEGYFGRAGLYEENGEGYPDNGERFVFFSKACLELGKLTGFRPDVIHLHDWHTAAIAPLLNTAYRFDPIVGEAASVLTLHNLQHQGWAPKDLMEVLGIGWAHFNYLELEMHDKVNLLKGGIYHATQLCTVSEGYAREIQTPAYGEGLDGVLRDCNWKLHGILNGVDYDEWNPETDPMLAARYSVDDLSGKAVCKKDLQQLFGLPRREDVPVFGLVSRLVKQKGIDILAAAIDRILALDLQMVLVGNGEPWTHFFFGDVAAAHPDKFACFIGYDNVRAHKVEAGADFFLMPSRFEPCGLNQMYSLRYGTPPIVRATGGLDDSVENYDAKARTGTGFKFLDPTPEALYDTVGWAVHTWYNDQEGLDCLIRNGMTRRFSWQAAARKYGRLYRRAAEWER